The nucleotide sequence GCATTTCATACCAGTAGGTCACCTTTAATTTGTACTTATCGTTTCGCCTGAAAATATGATAGGTGGTTTCCATATATTTCACGATCTCGAGATCCTTAACTCCGGTTTCTTCAATGACCTCACGCAGGGCAGCTTCTTCGTGCGTTTCTCCTTTTTCTATTTTTCCCTTCGGAAGGTCCCATTTCTTATTTCGGTGGATGAATAGAATTTCTTTGTCATCATTAAAAACCATCCCTCCTGCAGCTTCAACTACGGGTAATTTTTTCCGAAGGAAACGTTCCAGCTTTTCAGGATTCTTATGAAACAGATTTACATACGTAAGCTCATTATTATTGATCTTTCGGATTATTTTTTTTAGTCGGACTTCCTTTAACGGAATCGCGGTATACTGTTTGCCAATATTTTCCTCAGTTGAAAGAATTATTGGAATGTCATTGACAAAAACTTTATACATTTGCAAAATGATTTTAGACAAACAAACAGCCCAAAAGACCGCTGAATTATTATTACAAATTAATGCAATTAAATTGCAACCGCAAAACCCTTTTACGTGGGCCTCAGGATGGCGTTCGCCCATCTATTGCGACAATAGGATAACCCTCTCATATCCAATGATTCGGAATTATTTAAGAGAGCAATTGGCCAAGCAATTAGAGGCCGTATACGGCAAACCAGATTGTATAGCGGGGGTTGCGACAGGAGCAATTGGCATTGGTGCTCTGGTAGCGGATTACCTCAATCTACCATTTTGTTATGTGCGTCCCGAGGCAAAAAAACACGGACGGCAGAATAAAATAGAGGGCTATGTTGTGGAAAATCAGAATGTGGTCGTTGTGGAAGATCTTATCAGTACGGGAAAGAGCAGCTTGATGGCTGTGGAAGCCCTTAAGGAGGCCAATCTTAATGTAAAAGGCATGGTTGCCATATTTTCTTATGGCTTCAGTGTTTCTGAAAAGAATTTTTTGGACGCCGATGTTACCCTGAATACGCTTAGTAACTACGAAAACCTTCTGGAGCAGGCCGAGAAATCGAGCTATATTAATGCTAAGGAAGCAAAATTACTTTCCAAATGGCATAAAGATCCCGAGAACTGGGATCCTCAATTGGCAACTCAGAAGTAAGACTGAAAAAAAATAAATCGCGACGTTAAAATCTGTTATGAAAATCAATTCTAAAAAAGTCACTGTTCAAAAATCTTCACAAGCGCTATGCGAGTATCTTAGTGATGTAAAGAATTTTGAAGCGTTGATGCCCGATAATATTTCCAAATTCGAACTCATTCGCGATGATGCCTTTGTCTTTGCGTTAAAAGGCATGCCCGAGATCGCTCTGGAGGTGAAGGAGGTGGAAGCACCCCACAAAGTGATGCTTGGCGCGCTGAGTGATAAAATTCCGTTTCAACTCACCGCTAATATTGAAACCATAAATGCTAATACATCACAGGTAGAACTCGTCTTTGAGGGAGATTTTAACCCGATGATGGCCATGATGATCAAATCGCCCATCACCAAGTTCTTAGAAACTTTGGCGGGTAATCTCGAGCAGATTCAGTAGTGTAACTTTATTTCTTTAAAGGTGAAATGCTGTATGGATTCGTGTTCGGTTTCCACCAGCAACTCTCCCTGGTCAGTTACACCCCGAATACTACCATTGAATTTTTTCCCAGTTTCCGTTTCAAATACTGAAATATAGTGTTTTCGAAATAAGCTGTGTTCGTAATGCTGTTTTAATTCTGAATTCCCTGAAGGCTTTATCAAACTTAACTGATGGAGTACCTCCTGTGCGACTATCTCCAAAACCCTATTTATTTCGTAACGCCTACCTGTATTCAGATACATGGAGGTAGCCTGTGGAAGCGCTTTAAATTCTTCTTCATTAACATTGAGTCCGATTCCTATGATCGAAGATTGTATATTTCGGCCCGAAAGACTGTTTTCTATTAAAATACCGGCAACTTTTTTACCGTCTGCCATTATGTCGTTTGGCCATTTAATTTCAACTGAAGATATTTGTAGTTCATCCAGTGCAATTTTCATTCCTATGGAAACGGCAAAAGTGAGGGCACTCTTCTGTGAAACAGGGAACCCGTCAAACCTCTTTAAGACGCTGAATGTAAGGCTCTCACCTGCTTTAGACACCCATGAATTTTGTCGTTGCCCCCTACCCTTAGTCTGGTCATGAGCAACCAGTATCGTACCGTCTTCAAGGTCCTTTTCTCTGGAAAGCACTTTCAAGTAGTCATTGGTGGATTCGGTGGCACTAATTTTGATTATTTTCAATGGAACTAAGAATCTGTTAATGTTACGCCTTTATGGTGTTTCAAGAAACAAAAAAGTAATAACTTTGCGCAAATAAAATATTTTAATGTCGAAAAAAGAAGCGGAAACAGATCAACTTGTAACTCAGATTATAGCAGGAATAGAAGAAGTAAAAGGTCAGAATATTGAAATACTTGATCTTCGAGATATAGAAAATACCGTATGTGACTATTTTATTATATGTGATGGTACCTCAAACACACAGGTAAATGCCATAGTGAATTCAGTTCAGAAATTAGTCAGTAAATCCCTTAAAGAAAAGCCCTGGCATATAGAAGGCAGTGATAATGCCGAATGGGTCCTCATGGATTATGTTCATGTGGTAGTGCATGTCTTTCAGAAGCAGATTCGTGAATTTTATGATATAGAAGGACTCTGGGGCGATGCCAAAAGTGTAAAAATAGAAACAACGTATTAAAAACAATAAGCCCTAATGGCCGACGATAATAAAAATAAAAAACCCGAAACGAAGAAACCTAAGTTCAACTCCTATTGGATCTACGGTGCTATCATCCTTATTTTTTTAGGAATTCAGATCTTTGGTGGGAACAGTTGGACTCAACCTTCAAAAACGACACAAACCGATTTTCAGGAATACCTTAGAGCGGGTGATGTGGAAAAAGTGGAGATCGTTAATAAAAAGGTCGCCAAGGTATTCCTCACACCCGAGGCAAAAACCAAAGAGATTCATTCCCGAAACAAGGGCAAATCACTTTT is from Constantimarinum furrinae and encodes:
- a CDS encoding NUDIX hydrolase; protein product: MYKVFVNDIPIILSTEENIGKQYTAIPLKEVRLKKIIRKINNNELTYVNLFHKNPEKLERFLRKKLPVVEAAGGMVFNDDKEILFIHRNKKWDLPKGKIEKGETHEEAALREVIEETGVKDLEIVKYMETTYHIFRRNDKYKLKVTYWYEMHSNYNGPLIPEPSEGIKKVKWKNFEKSQKALQNSYENIKLLFPKEYLTTHPNDRITKV
- the pyrE gene encoding orotate phosphoribosyltransferase — translated: MILDKQTAQKTAELLLQINAIKLQPQNPFTWASGWRSPIYCDNRITLSYPMIRNYLREQLAKQLEAVYGKPDCIAGVATGAIGIGALVADYLNLPFCYVRPEAKKHGRQNKIEGYVVENQNVVVVEDLISTGKSSLMAVEALKEANLNVKGMVAIFSYGFSVSEKNFLDADVTLNTLSNYENLLEQAEKSSYINAKEAKLLSKWHKDPENWDPQLATQK
- a CDS encoding SRPBCC family protein, whose protein sequence is MKINSKKVTVQKSSQALCEYLSDVKNFEALMPDNISKFELIRDDAFVFALKGMPEIALEVKEVEAPHKVMLGALSDKIPFQLTANIETINANTSQVELVFEGDFNPMMAMMIKSPITKFLETLAGNLEQIQ
- a CDS encoding biotin--[acetyl-CoA-carboxylase] ligase, translating into MKIIKISATESTNDYLKVLSREKDLEDGTILVAHDQTKGRGQRQNSWVSKAGESLTFSVLKRFDGFPVSQKSALTFAVSIGMKIALDELQISSVEIKWPNDIMADGKKVAGILIENSLSGRNIQSSIIGIGLNVNEEEFKALPQATSMYLNTGRRYEINRVLEIVAQEVLHQLSLIKPSGNSELKQHYEHSLFRKHYISVFETETGKKFNGSIRGVTDQGELLVETEHESIQHFTFKEIKLHY
- the rsfS gene encoding ribosome silencing factor, translating into MSKKEAETDQLVTQIIAGIEEVKGQNIEILDLRDIENTVCDYFIICDGTSNTQVNAIVNSVQKLVSKSLKEKPWHIEGSDNAEWVLMDYVHVVVHVFQKQIREFYDIEGLWGDAKSVKIETTY